A single Desulfovibrio piger DNA region contains:
- the htpG gene encoding molecular chaperone HtpG, translating into MEVVTMPETTAQSCEFRAEVRKVLSILTNSLYTNREIFLRELISNASDALDKLRFRSNRGETPRHDDLPLEIRIHLDKDARTLTVEDTGLGMTAAELAENLGTIAKSGTEAFRAQLAAEEAKADGEKADAANIIGRFGVGFYSVFMVADRVDVTSRPAFGDDDSAATWTSDGLGTYTVAPAGDDAPQRGTRIVAHLKEDAAEFLEKFRVESVIRKHSAFVPFPVLVDGEQVNTQPALWREPRSSVTKEQYDAFYQALTYDSKAPLDVLHISVDAPVQFNALLYIPDVRQDLFGLDRDFWGLDLYASRVLIQHRNKELIPDWLAFLKGVVDTEDLPLNISRETLQENVVLRKINQTIIKQTLGHLEKMAAQDAAKYAAFWRLHGRIFKLAYQDFANRERIAGLLRFNTSALDDGEALSSLDDYIARAPEGQKTFWYVSAPNREAARLSPHLERFTRKGIEVLFLYEPVDEFVMEGMGKYKDWEFKAIENAADDALDAFADKADSEKPAAAPLSDDDSASFDKLLERIKEILGQRVADVRVSHRLADSPAVLVSPDGMTSSMEKLMRAMQKDDSLPVKVMEVNRDHALLRSLLKMFKADPQDKTLAGMVENLFDACMLQEGYLRDAQMLAGRSSHLLEQAAAWYVEVKKL; encoded by the coding sequence ATGGAGGTTGTCACCATGCCGGAAACCACGGCTCAATCCTGTGAATTTCGCGCCGAAGTGCGCAAAGTCCTGAGCATTCTCACCAATTCCCTCTACACCAATCGCGAGATCTTCCTCCGCGAACTCATCTCCAACGCTTCCGACGCCCTGGACAAGCTGCGCTTCCGCAGCAACCGGGGCGAGACCCCGCGCCATGACGACCTGCCCCTGGAGATCCGCATCCATCTCGACAAGGACGCCAGGACCCTGACCGTCGAGGACACGGGCCTTGGCATGACCGCCGCCGAACTGGCCGAGAACCTGGGCACCATCGCCAAGTCCGGCACCGAGGCCTTCCGCGCCCAGCTGGCCGCCGAGGAGGCCAAGGCCGACGGTGAAAAAGCCGATGCCGCCAACATCATCGGCCGCTTCGGCGTGGGCTTCTATTCCGTGTTCATGGTGGCCGACAGGGTGGACGTGACCTCGCGCCCGGCCTTCGGTGATGACGACAGTGCCGCCACCTGGACCAGCGACGGCCTGGGCACCTATACCGTGGCCCCCGCCGGTGACGACGCCCCGCAGCGCGGCACGCGCATCGTGGCCCACCTCAAGGAAGACGCCGCGGAATTCCTCGAAAAGTTCCGTGTGGAATCCGTCATCCGCAAGCATTCCGCCTTCGTGCCCTTCCCCGTGCTGGTGGACGGCGAGCAGGTCAACACCCAGCCCGCCCTGTGGCGCGAGCCCAGGTCCTCGGTCACCAAGGAACAGTACGATGCCTTCTACCAGGCCCTGACCTATGACAGCAAGGCGCCGCTGGACGTGCTGCACATCTCCGTGGATGCGCCCGTGCAGTTCAACGCCCTGCTCTACATCCCCGACGTGCGCCAGGACCTCTTCGGCCTCGACCGTGATTTCTGGGGCCTGGACCTCTACGCCAGCCGCGTGCTCATCCAGCACCGCAACAAGGAACTGATCCCCGACTGGCTGGCCTTCCTCAAGGGCGTGGTGGACACCGAGGACCTGCCCCTCAACATCTCCCGCGAGACCCTTCAGGAAAACGTGGTCCTGCGCAAGATCAACCAGACCATCATCAAGCAGACCCTGGGCCACCTGGAAAAGATGGCCGCCCAGGATGCCGCGAAGTACGCCGCCTTCTGGCGCCTGCACGGCCGCATCTTCAAGCTCGCCTACCAGGACTTCGCCAACCGCGAACGCATCGCCGGCCTGCTGCGCTTCAACACTTCGGCCCTGGACGACGGCGAGGCCCTCTCCAGCCTGGACGACTACATCGCCCGCGCCCCCGAAGGCCAGAAGACCTTCTGGTACGTCTCCGCGCCCAACCGCGAAGCCGCCCGCCTGAGCCCGCATCTGGAACGCTTCACCCGCAAGGGCATCGAGGTGCTCTTCCTCTACGAGCCCGTGGACGAGTTCGTCATGGAAGGCATGGGCAAATACAAGGACTGGGAATTCAAGGCCATCGAGAACGCGGCCGATGACGCCCTGGACGCCTTCGCCGACAAGGCCGACAGCGAAAAGCCCGCCGCCGCGCCCCTTTCCGACGACGACAGCGCCAGCTTCGACAAGCTGCTGGAACGCATCAAGGAGATCCTGGGCCAACGCGTGGCCGACGTGCGCGTCTCCCACCGTCTGGCCGACAGCCCGGCCGTGCTGGTCTCGCCCGACGGCATGACCTCGTCCATGGAAAAGCTCATGCGTGCCATGCAGAAGGACGACTCCCTGCCCGTCAAGGTGATGGAAGTCAACCGCGACCATGCGCTGCTGCGCAGCCTGCTCAAAATGTTCAAGGCCGATCCCCAGGACAAGACCCTGGCAGGCATGGTGGAGAACCTTTTCGACGCCTGCATGCTCCAGGAAGGCTACCTGCGTGACGCCCAGATGCTGGCCGGCCGCAGCAGCCATCTGCTGGAACAGGCCGCGGCCTGGTATGTGGAAGTGAAAAAACTCTAA
- a CDS encoding cupin domain-containing protein has protein sequence MSHYTLAHLEEAPRNELHDLLHLTAAEISRNTLPAGGSVPFVHRHRKNEEIYLVLDGRGTLYIDGEELPLRAGDCFRIDPAGARCLRAADDSPLSFICVQARAGSLEGFTGTDGLPVPEEEGKPGWL, from the coding sequence ATGTCCCACTACACCCTGGCACATCTGGAAGAGGCCCCGCGCAATGAACTGCACGATCTGCTGCATCTCACCGCCGCAGAGATCTCGCGCAACACCCTGCCGGCAGGGGGCTCCGTGCCCTTCGTGCACCGGCACCGGAAGAACGAGGAGATCTATCTGGTGCTCGACGGCCGGGGCACGCTGTACATCGACGGCGAGGAACTGCCCCTGAGGGCCGGGGACTGTTTCCGTATCGATCCCGCGGGGGCGCGCTGCCTGCGGGCCGCCGATGACAGCCCGCTTTCCTTCATCTGCGTGCAGGCCCGGGCCGGCAGCCTGGAAGGCTTCACCGGGACGGATGGCCTGCCTGTCCCGGAGGAGGAAGGAAAGCCCGGCTGGCTGTAG
- a CDS encoding cytochrome ubiquinol oxidase subunit I: MDDVILLSRLQFAVAVFFHFIFVPLTLGLSLLIALMETRYVRTGDEVWRKHAKFWGKLFIINFTLGVVTGITLEFQFGTNWARYSEYVGDIFGSLLAIEATVAFFLESTFLAVWHFGWHRVGKKTHLLAIWLVVLAGNLSALWIILANGFMQNPLGYVIQNGRAELADFMAVVTNPYAWGMYAHTLLSAWTLSCFFVLGVSSWHLLRKSNVEFFRRSFRMTAPICLVLVLALALSGDIQGKVVAGLQPAKLAAMESHWETTRNAPFYLAVVPDEANETNSVEAIGIPGLLSWISYGDADAEVKGLKDFPKEDRPPVTPVFWGFRAMIFFGVIFLALAAWATLQRNRETINPTLMRALVWCIPLPYISIAMGWLVAEMGRQPWIVYGLMRTSDAVSPVPAEHVSTSLLAFIIVYSVLGLLDIFLLRKYAIKGPQGQED; the protein is encoded by the coding sequence ATGGATGATGTCATTCTGCTTTCACGGCTACAATTCGCCGTGGCCGTCTTTTTCCACTTCATCTTCGTGCCGCTGACGCTGGGCCTGTCCCTGCTCATCGCCCTGATGGAGACCCGCTATGTGCGCACCGGTGACGAGGTCTGGCGCAAGCATGCCAAGTTCTGGGGCAAACTTTTCATCATCAACTTCACCCTGGGCGTGGTGACGGGCATCACCCTGGAATTCCAGTTCGGGACCAACTGGGCCCGCTATTCGGAATATGTGGGCGACATCTTCGGCTCCCTGCTGGCCATCGAGGCCACGGTGGCCTTCTTCCTGGAGTCCACCTTCCTGGCCGTCTGGCATTTCGGCTGGCACCGCGTGGGCAAGAAGACCCACCTGCTGGCCATCTGGCTGGTGGTGCTGGCCGGCAACCTGTCCGCCCTGTGGATCATCCTGGCCAACGGCTTCATGCAGAACCCGCTGGGCTATGTGATCCAGAACGGCCGCGCCGAACTGGCCGACTTCATGGCCGTGGTCACCAACCCCTACGCCTGGGGCATGTACGCCCACACTCTGCTCTCGGCCTGGACGCTGTCCTGTTTCTTCGTGCTGGGCGTGTCTTCCTGGCATCTGCTGCGCAAGAGCAATGTGGAATTCTTCCGCCGCTCCTTCCGCATGACCGCCCCCATCTGCCTGGTGCTGGTGCTGGCGCTCGCCCTGAGCGGCGACATCCAGGGCAAGGTGGTGGCCGGGCTGCAGCCCGCCAAGCTGGCCGCCATGGAATCCCACTGGGAGACCACCAGGAACGCCCCCTTCTATCTGGCCGTGGTGCCGGACGAGGCCAACGAGACCAACTCCGTGGAAGCCATCGGCATCCCCGGTCTGCTGAGCTGGATCTCCTACGGCGATGCCGATGCCGAAGTGAAGGGCCTCAAGGACTTCCCCAAGGAAGACCGTCCGCCGGTCACGCCCGTGTTCTGGGGCTTCCGCGCCATGATCTTCTTTGGCGTCATCTTCCTGGCCCTGGCCGCCTGGGCCACGCTGCAGCGTAACCGCGAGACCATCAACCCCACGCTCATGCGTGCCCTGGTGTGGTGCATCCCGCTGCCCTACATCAGCATCGCCATGGGCTGGCTGGTGGCGGAAATGGGCCGTCAGCCCTGGATCGTCTACGGCCTGATGCGCACCAGCGACGCCGTGTCGCCGGTGCCCGCCGAGCATGTGTCCACGTCGCTGCTGGCCTTCATCATCGTTTACAGCGTGCTGGGCCTTCTGGACATTTTCCTGCTGCGCAAGTACGCCATCAAGGGCCCGCAGGGGCAGGAGGACTAA
- a CDS encoding Lrp/AsnC family transcriptional regulator — protein sequence MKTRIDATDVRIVEELRKNARITMKELGARVFLTGQAVRNRVERLEDMGILQRYTINVNCPVFGYKVHAVIRVQLRHGPVEALKACCRREGRRTIHCYRTTGDNLYFLDMYFPDMEALDAFLAEVEPLGGYELHVVLREAEDLAE from the coding sequence ATGAAGACCAGGATAGATGCAACGGATGTGAGGATCGTCGAAGAGCTCAGGAAGAACGCGCGCATCACCATGAAGGAGCTGGGCGCGCGGGTCTTCCTCACCGGGCAGGCCGTCAGGAACAGGGTGGAACGGCTGGAGGACATGGGCATCCTCCAGCGCTACACCATCAACGTCAATTGCCCGGTCTTCGGCTACAAGGTCCATGCCGTCATCAGGGTGCAGCTCAGGCACGGGCCGGTGGAGGCCCTGAAGGCCTGCTGCCGCAGGGAGGGCAGGCGCACCATCCACTGCTACCGGACCACGGGCGACAACCTGTATTTCCTCGACATGTATTTCCCGGACATGGAGGCCCTGGACGCCTTTCTGGCCGAGGTGGAGCCGCTGGGCGGCTACGAGCTGCATGTGGTCCTTCGGGAAGCGGAGGACCTGGCGGAATGA
- a CDS encoding type III secretion system chaperone, which translates to MISRETANTLLEEFARQQEIGPLQLDEDNYCALASADDHVVHLRFDEGQGTFIAFGSIGALSGDEEVALRELRALLTANLMWQDTQGATITLAPESDTVLLQQMWLPEQATADKLDAFLQSFALSLDFWTQRCATLGDTVMESEQPFYVKV; encoded by the coding sequence ATGATAAGCCGCGAGACCGCCAACACGCTTCTGGAAGAATTTGCCCGCCAGCAGGAGATCGGACCCCTGCAGCTCGATGAGGACAATTACTGCGCCCTGGCATCGGCCGACGACCATGTGGTGCACCTGCGTTTCGACGAGGGGCAGGGCACGTTCATCGCCTTCGGCAGCATAGGCGCGCTTTCCGGGGATGAGGAAGTGGCCCTGCGGGAGCTGCGGGCCCTGCTCACCGCCAACCTCATGTGGCAGGATACCCAGGGCGCCACCATCACCCTGGCCCCGGAGAGCGACACCGTGCTGTTGCAGCAGATGTGGCTGCCCGAGCAGGCCACGGCGGACAAACTGGATGCCTTCCTGCAATCCTTCGCCCTGTCGCTGGACTTCTGGACGCAGCGCTGCGCGACCCTGGGCGACACCGTGATGGAGAGCGAGCAGCCCTTTTATGTGAAGGTCTAG
- the cydB gene encoding cytochrome d ubiquinol oxidase subunit II, giving the protein MLETLQVIWFILWALLWAVYFVLDGFDLGLGSLLPFIGSNEEERRIMYNAAGPFWDGNEVWLISAGGVTFAAFPKVYAVMFSALYAPLLVLLFALIFRAVSFEFRGKVESGVWRGFWDLVHFLSNLVPALLLGVTFANLFMGIPIDGEGVFHGTLMGLVNGYGIAGAIFFLVMFMLHGSLWLAIKSQGELQTRAVASATLLWPVMLILLVAFLVLTFFNTDLFNNYWSNPLLLLLPVVALAGLLGVRCMLRRGQLWKAWMCSAVYIIGVTFFGVMGMFPRMLISSVDPTATLTAFNASSSELTLKIMLGVALVMVPIVLLYQFWVYRLFSHSLSAEDLKDEHAY; this is encoded by the coding sequence ATGCTGGAAACCTTGCAAGTAATCTGGTTCATCCTGTGGGCGCTGCTCTGGGCCGTGTATTTCGTCCTGGACGGCTTCGACCTGGGCCTGGGCAGCCTGCTGCCCTTCATCGGCAGCAATGAGGAAGAACGCCGCATCATGTACAATGCGGCCGGTCCCTTCTGGGACGGCAACGAGGTGTGGCTGATCTCCGCCGGCGGCGTGACCTTCGCGGCCTTCCCCAAGGTCTATGCCGTCATGTTCAGCGCCCTGTACGCGCCCCTGCTGGTCCTGCTGTTCGCCCTGATCTTCCGCGCCGTGTCCTTCGAGTTCCGCGGCAAGGTGGAAAGCGGCGTGTGGCGCGGCTTCTGGGATCTGGTCCACTTCCTGTCCAATCTGGTGCCCGCCCTGCTGCTGGGCGTGACCTTCGCCAACCTTTTCATGGGCATCCCCATCGACGGCGAAGGCGTGTTCCACGGCACGCTCATGGGCCTGGTCAACGGCTACGGCATCGCCGGCGCCATCTTCTTCCTGGTGATGTTCATGCTGCACGGTTCCCTGTGGCTGGCCATCAAGAGCCAGGGCGAACTGCAGACCCGCGCCGTGGCCAGCGCCACCCTGCTCTGGCCCGTGATGCTCATCCTGCTGGTGGCCTTCCTGGTGCTGACCTTCTTCAACACGGACCTGTTCAACAACTACTGGAGCAACCCGCTGCTGCTCCTGCTGCCCGTGGTGGCCCTGGCCGGCCTGCTGGGCGTGCGCTGCATGCTGCGCCGCGGCCAGCTGTGGAAGGCCTGGATGTGCAGCGCCGTGTACATCATCGGCGTGACCTTCTTCGGCGTCATGGGCATGTTCCCGCGCATGCTCATCTCGTCCGTCGATCCTACCGCCACCCTGACGGCCTTCAATGCCTCCTCGTCCGAGCTGACCCTCAAGATCATGCTGGGCGTGGCCCTGGTCATGGTGCCCATCGTGCTGCTGTACCAGTTCTGGGTCTACCGCCTGTTCTCCCACAGCCTGAGCGCCGAGGACCTGAAGGACGAGCACGCCTACTAG
- a CDS encoding MBL fold metallo-hydrolase: protein MKIQQIRNAMLRIRYAGKTFLTDPWLAPRGSMGTFRDHPMFRCRPEQLDLAMPLCDLPMPVADILAGVDAYIVTHVHPDHIDMAADGSVGAPLDKTVPVFVQSDEDAAVLRRSGFARVEVLGEETVFAGIRLSRTPGRHGTIIPCGPSCGVVFRHPDEKTLYVAGDTIWYEDVAESMRRFRPDVVVVNACAAELLDEGRLIMDDADVAALHAACPEARIIVSHMDTVAHASLTRQSMDQALRRRGIREAILMPDDGQSYSF from the coding sequence ATGAAGATCCAGCAGATACGCAACGCCATGCTCCGCATCCGGTACGCCGGAAAGACCTTCCTCACCGACCCCTGGCTGGCGCCCAGGGGCAGCATGGGGACGTTTCGCGACCATCCCATGTTCCGCTGCCGCCCCGAACAGCTGGACCTGGCCATGCCCCTCTGCGACCTGCCCATGCCGGTGGCCGACATCCTGGCCGGCGTGGACGCCTATATCGTGACCCATGTGCATCCCGACCATATCGACATGGCCGCCGACGGCAGCGTGGGAGCGCCGCTGGACAAGACGGTGCCCGTGTTCGTGCAGAGCGACGAGGACGCCGCCGTGCTCCGGCGCTCCGGCTTCGCCCGGGTGGAAGTGCTGGGAGAGGAGACCGTCTTCGCGGGCATCCGTCTCAGCAGGACGCCCGGACGCCACGGCACCATCATCCCCTGCGGACCGTCCTGCGGCGTGGTCTTCCGGCATCCTGACGAAAAGACGCTCTATGTGGCCGGCGATACCATCTGGTACGAGGACGTGGCCGAAAGCATGCGCCGTTTCCGGCCTGATGTGGTCGTGGTCAATGCCTGCGCGGCCGAACTGCTCGACGAGGGGCGCCTCATCATGGACGACGCGGATGTGGCCGCCCTGCACGCCGCCTGCCCGGAAGCGCGGATCATCGTCAGCCATATGGACACCGTGGCCCATGCCTCCCTGACCCGGCAAAGCATGGACCAGGCCCTGCGCCGTCGCGGCATCCGGGAGGCCATCCTCATGCCCGACGACGGCCAGAGCTACAGCTTTTAG
- a CDS encoding alpha/beta hydrolase produces the protein MSAVKTLMAGILAGTMLFAGDAAAADTAPSGRDTFKDGDAMELVQEWDKVFPRSDRVEHRKVTFRTRYGTVLAGDLYMPRDAGGKWAALAVSGPFGAVKEQASGLYAQTMAERGFLTLAFDPSYTGESSGEPRHVASPDINTEDFSAAVDFLTTLDAVDAERIGIIGICGFGGMGLNAAAMDTRIKATVAVTMYDMSRVTANGYFDSMDADARYALRQQLNAQRTRDARSGSIAPSAAGLPEALTGDEPQFVKDYFAYYKTGRGFHPRSINSNGAWNATSALSFLNMPLLAYAGEIRSAVLLVHGEKAHSRYFSEDAFKKLNGDNKELLIVPGASHTDLYDRVDIIPFDRIEAFFRANL, from the coding sequence ATGAGCGCAGTCAAGACACTGATGGCGGGGATCCTGGCAGGCACGATGCTGTTTGCGGGGGATGCGGCCGCAGCGGACACGGCCCCCTCCGGCAGGGATACTTTCAAGGACGGTGATGCTATGGAACTGGTACAGGAATGGGACAAGGTCTTTCCCAGGAGCGACAGGGTGGAACACCGCAAGGTGACCTTCCGCACCCGCTACGGCACCGTTCTGGCGGGCGACCTTTACATGCCCCGGGACGCCGGGGGCAAATGGGCGGCCCTGGCCGTGAGCGGCCCCTTTGGTGCGGTGAAGGAGCAGGCATCCGGGCTCTATGCCCAGACCATGGCCGAACGCGGCTTCCTGACGCTGGCCTTCGACCCCTCCTATACGGGCGAGAGCAGCGGCGAGCCGCGCCATGTGGCCTCGCCCGACATCAATACCGAGGACTTCAGCGCTGCGGTGGACTTCCTCACCACGCTGGACGCGGTGGATGCGGAGCGCATCGGCATCATCGGCATCTGCGGCTTTGGCGGCATGGGCCTGAACGCCGCCGCCATGGACACCCGCATCAAGGCCACCGTGGCCGTCACCATGTACGACATGAGCCGCGTCACGGCCAACGGCTATTTCGACAGCATGGACGCCGATGCCCGCTACGCCCTCCGGCAGCAGCTGAACGCGCAGCGCACCCGGGACGCACGCTCCGGCAGCATCGCGCCCTCCGCCGCGGGCCTGCCCGAGGCCCTGACGGGCGACGAGCCGCAGTTCGTCAAGGATTATTTCGCCTATTACAAGACCGGGCGCGGCTTCCATCCCCGTTCCATCAATTCCAACGGCGCCTGGAACGCCACCTCGGCCCTGTCCTTCCTGAACATGCCGCTGCTGGCCTATGCGGGCGAGATCCGCAGCGCGGTCCTGCTGGTCCACGGGGAAAAGGCCCATTCCCGCTACTTCAGCGAGGATGCCTTCAAAAAACTCAACGGGGACAACAAGGAACTGCTGATCGTGCCCGGGGCCTCGCACACGGATCTGTACGACCGGGTGGACATCATCCCCTTTGACAGGATCGAGGCCTTTTTCAGGGCCAACCTCTGA
- a CDS encoding inositol phosphate phosphatase SopB, translated as MPIDSIANLRHLSQARGSFVRLEQGTDRLQTTTVRARFWQWSQRSQEKAGNRAAAERVRDSVCAYCGKAEGTRLFNQYIGRKSLEGRAFTGANLSRLLDAAAERNLACLGRGMVATGRRALRPELMAELGRAGVDPDYFVSLVSRGVRLVGNDSWGQQAVAEAERELASVSWAVDAMRGDLDTFQASLPAGAEGVAGVLHCLEGLRAQLDTKRDIMAAQKAQSPFTAGNVRLAFRQIYAACERVIGEHVRQTDKELGSLDPASGTGMRLAERARDLNRLMAAMQDKMADPPGLRGLADGERVPDAVMETFNALPGELGKELHRLLPDLSAGKLAKAIKEAHIQVLNEQDWGVIRRDLQYLGRGGAGVTATSTITPARHIGAVGGQPGPIGREMARHGINGVSCEDRGRPDHALNLARTEIAAGGGTLFRGIRHGINSAYSIKDPAARRAANATRAREIFAAALQSSPKLADVQRRLAADADAVIDLPLLSTSLVTPDVPREIFGTSEKTYLAEQCASWKDACGPDGTCTVNVVLPDGQGRAVKVRPQVLTFNFGVNTGAQGGLQGLIGGWGTSDRYNREAMTLLFGDDMFGGMVATYLARSDISARDRQNVQALRYEIHALWAARGYRMSGADPYRLPARLAMLGHIMGMMPLFNCKSGKDRTGQMDVACKTLALQMHENGGLLPPFDAPRSRMDQQIFQQVAINGGNLEMQRLNTGLAGFKTKGVDGLDALFTDEAREIHRGLSSYVKA; from the coding sequence ATGCCTATCGATTCCATAGCCAACCTGCGCCATCTGAGCCAGGCCCGGGGCAGCTTCGTCCGCCTCGAGCAGGGCACGGACAGGCTCCAGACGACGACCGTCAGGGCCCGCTTCTGGCAGTGGTCGCAACGCAGCCAGGAAAAGGCCGGGAACAGGGCCGCGGCCGAGCGCGTGCGCGACAGCGTCTGCGCCTATTGCGGCAAGGCCGAGGGCACGCGTTTGTTCAACCAGTACATCGGCAGGAAGTCCCTGGAGGGCAGGGCCTTTACCGGCGCCAACCTGTCCAGGCTTCTGGATGCGGCCGCGGAGCGCAATCTTGCCTGTCTGGGGCGCGGCATGGTGGCCACGGGGCGGCGGGCCCTCCGGCCGGAGCTCATGGCGGAGCTGGGCCGGGCCGGTGTGGATCCCGACTATTTCGTCAGCCTCGTGAGCCGGGGCGTGCGTCTGGTGGGGAACGATTCCTGGGGGCAGCAGGCCGTTGCGGAGGCCGAGCGGGAGCTTGCCTCGGTCTCCTGGGCGGTGGACGCCATGCGCGGGGATCTGGACACCTTCCAGGCAAGCCTGCCCGCAGGCGCGGAGGGCGTGGCCGGGGTGCTCCATTGTCTGGAAGGGCTCAGGGCACAGCTGGATACCAAGCGGGACATCATGGCCGCCCAGAAGGCGCAGAGCCCCTTCACGGCCGGGAACGTGCGCCTTGCCTTCCGGCAGATCTATGCCGCCTGCGAGCGGGTCATCGGGGAGCATGTGCGCCAGACCGATAAGGAGCTGGGCAGTCTGGATCCCGCTTCGGGCACGGGCATGCGCCTGGCGGAACGGGCCCGGGACCTCAACAGGCTGATGGCGGCCATGCAGGACAAGATGGCCGATCCGCCCGGGCTGCGGGGCCTGGCCGATGGGGAACGCGTCCCCGATGCCGTGATGGAGACCTTCAACGCTCTCCCCGGAGAGCTGGGCAAGGAGCTGCACCGGCTGCTGCCCGACCTGTCGGCGGGGAAGCTGGCCAAGGCGATCAAGGAGGCCCATATCCAGGTGCTCAACGAACAGGACTGGGGCGTCATCCGGCGCGACCTGCAATATCTGGGGCGCGGGGGCGCGGGCGTGACAGCCACCTCCACCATCACGCCGGCCCGCCATATCGGGGCCGTGGGCGGCCAGCCCGGCCCCATCGGCCGGGAGATGGCCCGGCACGGCATCAACGGCGTCTCCTGCGAGGACAGGGGCCGGCCCGATCATGCCCTGAACCTGGCCCGCACGGAGATAGCCGCGGGCGGCGGCACCCTGTTCCGGGGCATCCGGCACGGCATCAACAGCGCCTATTCCATCAAGGATCCCGCGGCCAGAAGGGCGGCCAACGCCACCCGCGCCAGAGAGATCTTCGCGGCGGCCCTGCAAAGCTCCCCGAAGCTGGCGGACGTCCAGCGCAGGCTGGCGGCGGATGCCGATGCCGTCATCGACCTGCCCCTGCTCTCCACCAGCCTGGTCACGCCCGATGTGCCGCGCGAGATCTTCGGCACGTCGGAAAAGACCTATCTGGCCGAGCAGTGCGCCTCGTGGAAGGATGCCTGCGGGCCTGACGGCACCTGCACGGTGAACGTGGTCCTGCCTGACGGGCAGGGAAGGGCGGTCAAGGTCAGGCCGCAGGTGCTCACCTTCAATTTCGGCGTGAACACCGGCGCGCAGGGCGGGCTCCAGGGCCTGATCGGCGGCTGGGGCACGTCCGACCGGTACAACAGGGAAGCCATGACACTGCTTTTCGGGGACGACATGTTCGGCGGGATGGTGGCGACGTATCTTGCCCGGTCGGACATCTCCGCCCGGGACAGGCAGAACGTGCAGGCCCTGCGCTACGAGATCCACGCCCTCTGGGCCGCCAGGGGCTACAGGATGAGCGGGGCCGACCCCTATCGCCTGCCTGCGCGCCTGGCCATGCTGGGGCACATCATGGGCATGATGCCGCTGTTCAACTGCAAGAGCGGCAAGGACCGCACCGGGCAGATGGACGTGGCCTGCAAGACCCTGGCCCTGCAGATGCACGAGAACGGCGGCCTGCTGCCGCCCTTCGATGCGCCGCGCAGCCGCATGGATCAGCAGATCTTCCAGCAGGTGGCCATCAACGGCGGCAATCTGGAGATGCAGCGCCTGAACACCGGTCTGGCAGGCTTCAAGACCAAGGGCGTGGACGGTCTTGATGCCCTGTTCACGGATGAGGCCCGGGAGATCCACCGGGGCCTCAGCAGCTATGTGAAGGCGTGA
- a CDS encoding MarR family winged helix-turn-helix transcriptional regulator, translated as MRYRAIFFYASRLRDEGNRLIIGALKEAGLTDIAPSHGDILAHLLAGGPCHMGVLARRIRRTRSTMTALVEKLERAGYVERRPDPADARGVLVCLTDRGKALAPVMDGVSRALEALVASRLSAEEADALERLLSRCVGE; from the coding sequence ATGCGGTACCGAGCCATCTTTTTCTATGCGAGCCGCCTGCGCGACGAAGGCAACAGGCTCATCATCGGCGCGCTCAAGGAAGCGGGACTCACGGACATCGCCCCCAGCCACGGGGATATACTGGCCCACCTGCTGGCCGGGGGGCCCTGCCATATGGGCGTGCTGGCCCGGCGCATCCGCCGGACCCGGTCCACCATGACGGCCCTGGTCGAGAAGCTGGAGCGCGCCGGTTATGTGGAGCGTCGCCCCGATCCCGCTGATGCGCGCGGGGTGCTTGTCTGTCTGACAGACCGGGGCAAGGCCCTGGCCCCGGTGATGGATGGTGTCTCCCGTGCTCTGGAAGCGCTGGTGGCCAGCCGTCTTTCGGCGGAGGAGGCCGACGCGCTGGAACGTCTGCTGTCCCGCTGCGTCGGGGAGTAG